A section of the Rummeliibacillus pycnus genome encodes:
- a CDS encoding helix-turn-helix domain-containing protein, whose protein sequence is MKLGTHIKSSRGPMPQKDLANKLNISVNTLSAYENNRRIPELGVFLKICKELNLSIDHVFNIAGPYIKISQNYKLLYQRIHQLRISLNLSQEEIATLVGVSLSTWAKYEAGNRTPPLDRLFTICKKCHVQPSELLNINI, encoded by the coding sequence ATGAAATTAGGTACTCATATTAAAAGCAGTAGAGGTCCAATGCCTCAAAAAGATTTAGCAAATAAATTAAATATATCAGTAAACACGCTAAGTGCATACGAAAATAATAGACGTATTCCGGAGCTGGGAGTATTTTTAAAAATATGTAAAGAATTAAATTTGTCTATAGATCATGTATTCAATATTGCCGGACCATATATAAAAATATCTCAAAATTACAAATTACTATATCAAAGGATACATCAATTAAGAATAAGTTTAAATTTGAGTCAAGAAGAAATAGCTACTTTAGTAGGAGTATCTTTGAGTACATGGGCAAAATATGAAGCAGGTAATAGAACGCCACCATTAGATAGATTATTTACAATATGTAAAAAATGCCATGTGCAACCTAGTGAATTATTAAATATAAATATTTAA
- a CDS encoding pyridoxamine kinase produces MKKVAVIQDLSSFGRCSLTAAIPVLSVMGVQACPLPTAILSAQTGYPSFFCEDFTDKMHCFVDEWNKLDVTFDGIYTGFVTGREQIDNIFHFLDHFQTKESRLLVDPVMGDMGQAYKLFTNELLVRMRELVKCANVITPNVTECCLLTGLSYDKLHRYSKEEDFIQAIEEAGNILQQETDAQVIITGVNPPTTHPDQQFIGNMYLDGRTTFYRTMPYNGQSYSGTGDLFASVIMGGLMRGEDLRESVQLAESFLNAAINDSSLEETPKEAGVNFEKYLKMLL; encoded by the coding sequence ATGAAAAAAGTCGCGGTCATACAGGATTTATCATCTTTTGGGAGATGCTCATTAACGGCTGCAATTCCAGTTCTATCGGTCATGGGCGTGCAAGCATGTCCTCTACCAACTGCAATATTGTCTGCACAAACTGGTTATCCAAGCTTTTTTTGCGAAGATTTTACCGATAAAATGCACTGTTTTGTAGATGAATGGAACAAGTTAGACGTCACGTTTGACGGTATATATACAGGATTCGTTACGGGGCGAGAACAAATTGATAATATTTTCCACTTTTTAGATCATTTTCAAACCAAAGAATCACGATTACTGGTTGATCCGGTAATGGGCGATATGGGGCAAGCCTATAAGCTTTTTACAAATGAATTGCTAGTACGCATGAGGGAACTTGTGAAATGTGCCAATGTGATTACACCGAACGTTACGGAATGCTGTCTTTTGACTGGATTATCTTATGATAAGCTACATCGTTATTCAAAAGAAGAAGACTTTATTCAAGCAATTGAGGAAGCCGGAAACATTTTGCAACAAGAAACAGATGCACAAGTCATTATCACGGGAGTGAATCCACCTACAACCCATCCTGATCAACAATTTATTGGGAATATGTATTTAGATGGCAGAACTACATTTTATCGTACGATGCCTTACAACGGTCAAAGTTATTCTGGTACAGGAGACTTGTTTGCATCAGTTATTATGGGGGGCTTGATGCGTGGAGAAGATTTAAGAGAATCGGTGCAACTTGCTGAAAGTTTTCTAAATGCGGCCATCAATGATTCGTCCTTGGAGGAAACCCCGAAAGAAGCAGGCGTTAACTTTGAAAAATATTTGAAGATGTTGTTGTGA
- a CDS encoding (deoxy)nucleoside triphosphate pyrophosphohydrolase, with the protein MKKSLHVVGAIIENEKNEVFCALRGPEMSLANFWEFPGGKIEAGETPQQALKREISEEFSCLIEVGQKVEDTIYEYEKVIVRLETYMAKIVQGVPTISEHADAQWVSRQSLSQLEFALADVPAVKKLLSGI; encoded by the coding sequence ATGAAAAAATCACTACACGTCGTTGGAGCAATTATTGAAAATGAAAAAAATGAGGTTTTCTGTGCATTAAGAGGCCCTGAAATGTCTCTAGCGAACTTTTGGGAATTCCCTGGTGGTAAAATCGAAGCTGGAGAAACTCCCCAACAGGCTCTAAAACGTGAAATTTCAGAAGAGTTCAGTTGTCTAATTGAGGTTGGCCAAAAAGTAGAAGATACTATATATGAATATGAAAAAGTTATTGTCCGTTTAGAAACGTACATGGCCAAGATTGTACAAGGTGTCCCTACAATAAGTGAACATGCTGATGCCCAATGGGTTTCACGTCAAAGTCTTTCGCAACTTGAATTTGCCCTTGCGGATGTGCCAGCCGTGAAAAAATTGTTGTCTGGAATATAA
- a CDS encoding methyl-accepting chemotaxis protein: MRFLKRLSLKYKLLLTVSIIVIALFAVITTQSVTQLKGQMEDSLKQELKSVGLLTAMNISPKEVSDILTVNGEKDPKFLELQSKLDNIKEKQGTMYWSYIWRMETNGVTTLGYTKNLNDVYNAGELFTDLAPIHVKTAKLAIENDRPEVTSIFKDSYGSWRTVFMPLKDESGKTVAVLGIDYSADYINTIITKSIMKQIITAILGLLLLLGILYVTITRLLKPLNKAVVVANQVANGDLKDVELKASNDEVGKLSQSIKIMVSNLQHIISNIKNTSNNVASSASQLTANANETYNNASQVSKEMELIAQNAKTSLVMTEETALAMGESAESIQKIAESAYTVSESSQLTTNAAKQGNEVIQQIIDQMNLIRESVSQMDDTIRGLNDNSSKISGIVNFITDIAEQTNLLALNAAIEAARAGEHGKGFAVVAGEVKKLAEQSSHFASEIFKIIHEIQSESDASLIVVEKGKENVKVGIDFTTKAGSIFKDILKSTEDVAGQIQEISAASQQISAASEEVAASLNNMKSSAQQSAEFSMSVSNSTEEQLLAMQEVKDASSTLGHTAEELHALITKFELEDEK; encoded by the coding sequence ATGCGTTTTTTGAAAAGACTGTCCTTAAAATATAAGCTATTATTAACAGTTTCTATTATTGTCATTGCACTTTTTGCAGTCATTACAACTCAAAGTGTTACGCAATTGAAAGGTCAAATGGAAGATAGCCTTAAACAAGAATTAAAAAGTGTTGGGTTATTGACAGCCATGAACATAAGTCCAAAAGAAGTATCGGACATATTAACGGTAAATGGAGAAAAAGATCCGAAATTCCTGGAATTGCAAAGTAAATTAGACAACATAAAAGAAAAACAAGGAACGATGTATTGGAGTTACATATGGAGGATGGAAACAAATGGCGTTACCACTCTTGGTTACACTAAAAATTTAAATGATGTATATAATGCAGGGGAATTATTTACAGATCTTGCTCCAATTCATGTGAAAACTGCAAAACTTGCTATTGAGAACGATCGACCGGAAGTAACGAGTATTTTCAAAGATTCATACGGTTCATGGCGAACTGTTTTTATGCCTTTAAAAGATGAAAGCGGAAAGACAGTTGCAGTACTTGGAATAGATTATTCAGCCGATTATATTAATACAATCATTACTAAAAGTATTATGAAACAAATTATTACGGCAATTTTAGGTCTATTGCTATTACTAGGCATCCTATATGTGACAATCACACGTCTACTAAAACCACTCAATAAAGCAGTAGTTGTTGCAAATCAAGTGGCTAATGGCGATTTAAAAGATGTAGAGCTTAAGGCTTCAAATGATGAGGTAGGAAAGCTTTCACAATCTATTAAAATAATGGTTTCAAATTTACAACACATCATATCGAATATTAAAAATACATCAAACAACGTTGCTTCATCAGCTAGCCAACTAACAGCGAATGCAAATGAGACTTACAATAATGCTTCTCAAGTTTCTAAAGAAATGGAACTTATCGCCCAAAATGCTAAAACATCACTAGTAATGACAGAAGAAACAGCACTTGCAATGGGAGAATCAGCAGAAAGTATCCAAAAAATCGCCGAGTCAGCATATACCGTTTCTGAATCATCTCAACTCACTACAAATGCGGCGAAACAAGGTAATGAAGTCATTCAACAAATCATTGATCAAATGAACTTAATCCGTGAATCCGTTAGTCAGATGGATGATACGATTCGTGGTCTAAATGATAACTCAAGTAAAATTAGTGGTATTGTGAACTTTATCACTGATATAGCAGAGCAAACCAATCTATTAGCTCTTAATGCAGCAATTGAAGCAGCAAGAGCTGGTGAGCATGGTAAAGGATTTGCTGTAGTTGCTGGTGAAGTTAAGAAATTAGCCGAACAATCATCCCATTTTGCTTCTGAAATATTCAAGATCATTCATGAAATTCAATCAGAATCAGATGCCTCCTTAATAGTTGTAGAAAAAGGAAAAGAAAATGTAAAAGTTGGCATCGATTTTACAACAAAAGCAGGTTCTATTTTCAAAGATATATTGAAATCTACGGAAGATGTAGCGGGACAAATCCAAGAAATCTCAGCTGCATCGCAACAAATATCTGCAGCATCTGAGGAAGTAGCAGCATCGCTTAATAATATGAAATCATCAGCGCAACAATCTGCGGAATTTTCAATGAGTGTTTCAAATTCAACAGAAGAGCAATTATTAGCAATGCAAGAAGTAAAGGATGCTTCTTCCACTTTAGGACATACAGCAGAGGAATTGCATGCACTTATTACGAAATTTGAATTAGAGGATGAAAAATAA
- a CDS encoding NgoFVII family restriction endonuclease, with protein sequence MKIFGALSGLFKDNQEGENAKKPYLYYRNHEKLYSRVFRVKDLTRKDSAFDAVANFGEGNIGIGLKTWIHNGDFTYQKVAEFNKLAPTEIRPLIENASPEEVVQKVSQLRNNRILLDKRQYKTNKDIYHYITRDDNVMNIFERDYDLVQLDSIKLMNSNGKTYSFTDGIRNYKFYASKSVLLEEFDASSAKIITQVPIVQFNDPFELIKMIHIPDYLNKNEIKDVIYLPIYSDGKTMQVKKKSGFNAWNGASKNKGSNKNRPNFEAYITIPVWIHRLYPNFFGFNALNREERNASEGFKLHLPDGRSIDAIITQTNGKSLQTNPQNILGKWILHDVLGLQARELLTMQRLIELGVDSLKISKINNKNFKIELAEMYAFEKWKISLQEDIRKVTNRMPELRKELIEETL encoded by the coding sequence TTGAAAATATTTGGTGCGTTATCAGGTCTATTTAAAGACAATCAAGAAGGAGAAAATGCAAAAAAACCTTATTTATATTATCGGAATCATGAAAAGTTATATTCTAGAGTTTTTAGAGTAAAAGACTTGACGAGAAAAGATTCTGCTTTTGATGCAGTTGCAAATTTTGGTGAAGGAAATATAGGTATTGGATTAAAAACATGGATTCATAATGGGGATTTTACTTATCAAAAAGTTGCAGAATTTAATAAGTTAGCACCTACAGAAATAAGACCTCTTATTGAAAATGCTAGTCCAGAAGAAGTTGTGCAGAAAGTATCTCAATTAAGAAATAATAGAATTCTATTAGATAAAAGGCAATACAAAACAAATAAAGATATTTACCATTATATTACTAGAGATGATAATGTAATGAATATTTTTGAAAGGGACTATGATTTAGTGCAACTGGACTCTATAAAACTAATGAATTCAAATGGTAAAACGTACTCTTTTACTGACGGAATAAGAAATTATAAGTTTTATGCTAGTAAAAGTGTTTTATTAGAAGAATTTGATGCTTCCTCTGCCAAAATTATTACACAAGTACCAATTGTACAATTCAATGATCCATTTGAATTAATAAAAATGATACATATACCAGATTACTTAAATAAGAATGAAATTAAAGACGTAATCTATTTACCAATCTATTCGGATGGAAAAACGATGCAGGTTAAGAAGAAGTCTGGATTTAATGCTTGGAATGGAGCATCAAAGAATAAAGGATCGAATAAAAATCGCCCGAATTTTGAGGCTTACATAACAATACCTGTATGGATACATCGATTATATCCGAATTTCTTCGGATTTAATGCACTGAATCGAGAAGAAAGAAATGCTTCCGAAGGATTTAAATTACATTTACCAGATGGTAGATCAATTGATGCAATTATAACACAAACTAACGGTAAGAGCTTACAAACTAATCCTCAAAATATTCTTGGTAAATGGATTTTACATGATGTTCTGGGATTACAAGCTAGAGAATTATTAACGATGCAACGTTTAATCGAACTAGGAGTAGATTCGTTAAAAATAAGTAAAATAAACAATAAAAATTTTAAAATTGAGTTAGCTGAAATGTATGCGTTTGAAAAGTGGAAGATTAGTCTACAGGAAGATATTCGAAAAGTTACAAATCGGATGCCAGAATTAAGAAAAGAACTTATAGAGGAAACATTATGA
- a CDS encoding SDR family NAD(P)-dependent oxidoreductase has product MDLKLAGKNVLITGSSMGIGKAIALAFAEQGANVLINYVGDDQTAETVRLQAEEYGVKALKCNADVSDSKQVAELFEYMDRQLGEIDILVNNAGIAQSAPITEMTDEQWDRMIKVHLYGNFYNCREAAKRMLKRKKGKIVNISSDLGSLGCEEYAHYSAAKGGINAFTKSLARELAPYINVNAVAPGGTHTDILLAFGDNYVEEESAKYPLKRLAQPEEIAKSVLFLASEMADFYTGQILGPNGGGVMNG; this is encoded by the coding sequence ATGGACTTAAAACTCGCAGGGAAAAATGTACTGATTACAGGTTCAAGCATGGGGATTGGAAAGGCAATTGCATTAGCATTTGCTGAACAAGGTGCTAATGTTTTGATCAATTATGTAGGAGACGACCAAACAGCAGAGACTGTTCGTTTACAAGCTGAGGAGTATGGTGTAAAGGCGCTCAAATGCAACGCGGATGTATCAGATTCTAAACAAGTAGCCGAATTGTTTGAATACATGGACCGTCAACTAGGTGAAATTGATATCCTTGTGAACAATGCAGGAATTGCACAAAGTGCACCCATAACAGAAATGACTGATGAACAATGGGACCGAATGATAAAGGTTCATCTCTATGGAAACTTCTACAATTGCCGAGAAGCAGCAAAAAGAATGTTGAAAAGGAAAAAAGGTAAAATCGTTAATATTTCTTCCGATTTAGGAAGTTTAGGCTGTGAAGAATATGCGCATTATTCAGCTGCAAAAGGTGGTATCAATGCTTTTACGAAATCATTAGCTAGAGAGTTGGCACCGTATATTAATGTTAATGCTGTGGCGCCAGGCGGAACACATACAGATATTTTGTTAGCTTTTGGAGATAATTATGTCGAGGAAGAGTCAGCAAAATACCCATTAAAACGATTAGCCCAACCAGAGGAAATCGCAAAAAGTGTCTTGTTTTTAGCATCAGAAATGGCTGATTTTTATACAGGACAAATTTTGGGCCCTAATGGTGGGGGAGTCATGAATGGATAA
- a CDS encoding ECF transporter S component — MQKTASYSTNKTRTFELILSAMCIALVFVATLMLNIKLPITANGGLVHLGTAMLFIVSILFGPKTGAIAGAFGMGLFDLVSGWTMWAPITFVSRGLQGYIAGKIAWSNGRKGNSIGINLLATIVSMPPMMAVYYIGEGILYGNWIAPVASIPGDLVQNMLGLIISIPVCAFLKKIPAFK, encoded by the coding sequence ATGCAAAAAACAGCAAGTTATTCGACGAACAAAACGCGTACTTTTGAATTAATCTTAAGCGCAATGTGTATTGCACTTGTTTTTGTTGCAACGCTTATGTTAAATATCAAACTACCGATTACAGCTAATGGTGGTTTGGTTCATCTTGGAACAGCAATGCTCTTTATCGTATCGATTCTTTTCGGTCCAAAAACAGGTGCAATTGCTGGAGCATTTGGGATGGGGCTATTTGACTTAGTTTCTGGATGGACAATGTGGGCACCTATCACTTTTGTTTCTCGTGGTTTACAAGGATATATTGCAGGGAAAATCGCCTGGTCAAACGGACGCAAAGGAAACAGTATTGGGATCAATCTACTAGCTACTATCGTTTCAATGCCTCCAATGATGGCTGTATATTATATTGGTGAAGGTATTTTATATGGTAATTGGATCGCACCAGTTGCCTCAATTCCTGGGGACCTTGTGCAAAATATGTTAGGGCTTATCATATCGATTCCTGTTTGTGCTTTCTTGAAGAAAATTCCAGCTTTTAAATAA
- a CDS encoding TetR/AcrR family transcriptional regulator: MARNKYPEQTLEQILLVSTELFREKGYEKTSIQDIISALGMSKGAIYHHFKSKEEILFAVMEQQFSYAEQMLNELIHKTQAANAKEKLVKILEHVVADPKAHSVDSILSEQIKNPQFVLTGIRNGVNKDAPYIAKIMLEGKEDGSITTDYPTECAEIFMLLVNIWINPILFERKHTDTVNRLRFLQQMMKGLGADIVSDQLIQKISEHYSDIGGYKQNE, translated from the coding sequence ATGGCGAGAAATAAATATCCAGAGCAAACGTTAGAACAAATACTGTTAGTATCAACAGAACTTTTTAGAGAAAAAGGTTATGAAAAAACTAGTATTCAAGACATTATTAGTGCATTAGGTATGTCGAAGGGGGCAATTTACCATCACTTCAAATCAAAAGAAGAAATATTATTTGCTGTGATGGAGCAACAATTTAGTTATGCTGAGCAAATGTTAAATGAGCTGATTCATAAAACGCAAGCAGCTAATGCCAAAGAAAAACTTGTGAAGATCTTAGAACATGTTGTGGCAGATCCTAAAGCACATTCCGTAGACAGTATTTTGAGCGAGCAGATTAAGAATCCACAATTTGTCTTGACAGGTATTAGAAATGGTGTCAATAAGGATGCGCCTTATATAGCGAAAATTATGTTAGAGGGAAAAGAGGATGGGTCAATCACTACGGATTATCCAACTGAGTGTGCAGAAATTTTCATGCTGTTAGTGAATATTTGGATTAATCCTATATTATTTGAACGAAAACATACGGATACAGTGAATCGATTACGATTTTTACAACAAATGATGAAGGGATTAGGGGCCGACATTGTCAGTGATCAATTGATACAAAAAATATCCGAACATTATTCTGATATTGGAGGATACAAGCAAAATGAATAA
- the dcm gene encoding DNA cytosine methyltransferase: MYTLAGLFGGVGGIELGFELAGFNVIWANEFDKNAAVTYQLNHSHELRVDDIHNVEPDDFPDVDILTGGFPCQAFSIAGYRKGFEDDRGNLFFEVLRLVEVKKPRVVFLENVKNLVGHDNGNTFRVIKGALEANGYKVRDKVMNGCEYGNVPQNRERIYIVAFLNEKDYEKFEFPSTIPLERKLRDVIDFESKVDDKFYYTPEKCKFYDELERNIVSSETIYQWRRQYVRENKSGVCPTLTANMGTGGHNVPLIYTKYGIRKLTPKECFNVQGFPLEFKLPANLAMSHLYKQAGNSVVVPVVRRIAENIMTALNANGNYEPPKHEDSEQLILQLI, translated from the coding sequence ATGTATACTTTAGCTGGTCTATTTGGAGGAGTAGGAGGAATTGAACTTGGGTTTGAGTTAGCCGGGTTTAATGTCATTTGGGCAAATGAGTTTGACAAGAATGCTGCTGTTACTTATCAATTAAATCATTCACATGAACTTCGTGTTGATGATATTCACAATGTTGAACCAGATGATTTTCCAGATGTAGATATTTTAACAGGAGGATTCCCTTGTCAAGCGTTCAGTATTGCAGGTTATCGAAAAGGATTTGAAGATGATCGTGGTAACCTATTTTTTGAAGTTTTACGGTTAGTCGAAGTGAAAAAACCACGTGTTGTTTTCTTAGAAAATGTTAAAAACTTGGTGGGGCACGATAATGGAAACACATTCCGTGTTATTAAGGGAGCACTGGAAGCAAACGGATATAAAGTAAGAGATAAAGTAATGAATGGCTGTGAGTATGGAAACGTACCACAAAACAGGGAACGAATTTATATTGTTGCTTTCCTAAATGAGAAAGATTACGAGAAATTTGAGTTTCCATCAACAATTCCACTAGAAAGAAAATTAAGAGATGTTATTGATTTTGAATCTAAAGTAGATGATAAATTCTACTATACTCCAGAAAAGTGTAAATTTTACGATGAATTGGAAAGGAATATAGTTAGTAGCGAAACAATTTATCAATGGCGTAGACAATATGTCCGTGAAAATAAATCAGGCGTTTGCCCAACTTTAACAGCAAATATGGGAACAGGTGGTCACAATGTACCGCTAATTTATACGAAATATGGTATCAGAAAATTAACACCTAAAGAGTGCTTTAATGTACAGGGATTCCCTTTAGAATTTAAATTGCCGGCCAACCTTGCAATGTCACATTTATACAAACAAGCTGGAAACTCTGTAGTAGTACCTGTTGTTAGAAGAATTGCAGAAAATATAATGACTGCACTTAATGCCAATGGTAACTATGAGCCACCAAAACATGAAGATTCTGAACAATTAATATTACAATTAATATAG
- a CDS encoding sodium:solute symporter family protein translates to MLNIVVFSLYLIFIYYIGFKGYRRVKTAEDLIVAGWSMPLSVVTGSLVAALLAAPFFFAAVGSGYRSGGFEGSATMGGLGTCMILGAMIWTKPLRRLRGWTLADYYGLRYGSKKLGAYTGIVMAIAFGVFNAGALTVGGTYIIQTLLQIDFLPAALLFVSLTALYSVIGGLWAVAYTEVVQGTLAIAGILGITIFIMFYYPDITFNPDWWNVSELFNKGGVEFWTLYLVLALGDIPAVDLGQRVAAAKSPRIAQKSMIIAGIVIIAISWMPGMLGEAFKTIYPNSSNPETLMLAFAQGYFPPLLSAIFLTAMAAMGMSTVAACYVATSGIVTKNIYLDFINKNPDSKKLLLFSRIMILVSAVFGFFLAVSAQKVIDLAYLAWDIIFVTIFWPIVLGPFWKRVSTPAVWASISVGLVYYITTSLTHVPGPKIESDGFIGLLSELWLVPGFSGVVISGITIVVVSLIIPPSQHVLDMHKIEKDKSLDEVGSKEEIEEIKTTAS, encoded by the coding sequence TTGTTGAATATTGTCGTTTTTAGTTTGTATTTGATTTTTATATATTATATTGGTTTCAAGGGTTATCGCCGTGTCAAGACAGCTGAGGACTTAATAGTGGCGGGCTGGAGTATGCCATTGTCTGTTGTAACGGGGAGTTTGGTTGCCGCATTATTAGCGGCACCATTCTTCTTTGCCGCAGTTGGTTCAGGTTATAGAAGTGGTGGATTCGAGGGATCTGCTACAATGGGTGGCTTAGGCACATGTATGATTTTAGGCGCAATGATATGGACAAAACCTCTTAGAAGATTAAGAGGTTGGACATTGGCAGATTATTATGGCTTACGATATGGGAGTAAAAAATTAGGTGCATATACAGGAATTGTGATGGCAATAGCATTTGGCGTTTTCAATGCTGGCGCACTAACTGTTGGGGGAACCTATATTATCCAAACCCTTCTACAAATCGACTTTTTACCAGCTGCCTTATTATTTGTATCTTTAACAGCGTTATATTCCGTTATAGGCGGATTATGGGCTGTTGCATATACTGAAGTGGTTCAAGGGACACTTGCGATTGCTGGGATTCTAGGCATCACGATATTTATCATGTTCTATTATCCTGATATTACCTTTAACCCAGACTGGTGGAATGTAAGTGAATTATTTAATAAGGGTGGAGTAGAATTTTGGACGCTCTATTTAGTTTTAGCACTTGGTGATATTCCAGCTGTGGATTTAGGACAAAGGGTTGCTGCTGCAAAAAGTCCGCGTATAGCACAAAAGAGTATGATTATTGCAGGCATTGTCATAATAGCGATTAGTTGGATGCCAGGTATGTTAGGAGAAGCTTTTAAAACAATTTACCCAAATAGTTCTAATCCGGAAACACTGATGTTAGCATTTGCACAAGGTTATTTCCCTCCGTTGTTATCAGCGATATTCTTAACAGCGATGGCAGCCATGGGGATGTCAACTGTTGCCGCTTGTTACGTTGCTACATCAGGGATTGTGACGAAAAATATTTATCTCGATTTTATAAATAAGAATCCAGATTCAAAAAAGCTATTATTATTCTCCAGAATCATGATTCTAGTCAGTGCTGTATTTGGCTTCTTTTTGGCTGTTAGTGCACAAAAAGTAATCGACTTAGCCTATTTAGCGTGGGATATTATATTTGTTACGATTTTCTGGCCAATTGTTCTGGGACCATTCTGGAAACGAGTAAGTACTCCAGCTGTTTGGGCTAGCATCTCTGTAGGACTTGTCTATTATATTACGACATCTCTTACGCATGTTCCTGGACCGAAAATTGAATCGGATGGCTTTATCGGATTGTTAAGTGAGCTTTGGCTAGTACCTGGTTTCTCAGGAGTTGTCATTTCTGGAATTACAATCGTCGTTGTAAGCCTCATCATCCCGCCTTCACAACACGTTCTCGACATGCATAAAATCGAGAAAGATAAATCATTAGATGAAGTAGGTAGCAAAGAAGAAATAGAAGAAATAAAAACAACCGCAAGCTAG